CTCCCCCTTGGAAGTTCCTGGCCACGGGCCTGAGTCCcttaagtatatatacatattgcaTTATcatataaatgcatttaaataaacattCATCCCAATTATTTAGTGACGGATTCAGGGGAAAAAAGATGATAAagaatttcataattttcataataattttactGCCTTTACTTCATAAAAATTCGGGGAAATATTTAGTTATGACTGGTTAAGATTTTTCATACATAATTGTAGATGAGAAAAAGAGAAGAAAAGTGTGTccatcaatttgaaaaaaaaatcaaccaatataaaaaaaggacaccccttttttaaattaaatgtccATACAAGATTTCATACGAAAAGTATGGAGATGTATTTAAAAGCATAAAAccttaaacaaatgtttatattgACTGAACTAGTTAATCAGACAATATGTTACAAATCTTAACTAATTAAAGGCTTTTAagtcctttaaaaaataaattttatgggGAAGAATAGGTAGACTAAGTATAACAATCGGGATAGGTTCACAGTCAGGCACGTGtctctgaaaaaaaacccactattattaaatgtttatttgttatattctaTCAGAGACAATGCCATCGGATCTTCCGTATTATGTGATCCTGTAGGTGCCTTCAAAGTTTTAAGTAAACCAAATGTAATGCCAACAAAGTTCTTTCAAGTTCGTCCAGTTGaaacaatgaatttaaaaattcaaaacataattttctAGTTCAAAACATTTACGGGTAAGTTCGATTTGTAACTTTTGTCTAAGTTTGAAACAAAACTGTCttgtttataaatgtaaaatatttttccagATTATTATCagatattcatttatatattcaagttttgatttttgtatttttataaaaattggcGTGTGCAATCCagtctaaatttaaaaatagagCCAGGTTTCtatagaacaaaataaaattaaaagtttaatttaattttattttatttttaagaagaATGCTTTTTGTGTACCTAAATACATCTTGTACTTTCCTAAAAGTTTGGCCTGTCCAAATAATatttgaggtaaaaaaaaatcatcttaatACCAGTTAAAATTTACTTTCATTCATGGAATCGTACAAGTTTTAGTTTACAGATTAATTTGTTGaacttcaaaacaaataaatattgtcGACCATTTTATCTCGcgagaaataaaaatattttatgtatatatatatttttttttttattatttttattatcattttattctttttcttaatttttcaaagcGGAGTTtctgtttgaaaattaaaatcaggAATTAAAAAGAGGCAAAATATGAGTTCCATTGATCAAAATGTTTAGATAAAAGGAGTCACTGGacgaaatattcaaaattcattaaaataatagaaaatttgtgcagcaaaaaaataaagattaatcCATAGAAATTctcagtttttcattttttttatatattaaattggGATTATTCTTAGCGCAACTTCAATATTCTGCAGAAGACATCATATTGCCTCCATTTCATGTTCCGAGgaaatattcataataaaaaaagagaataaaGACCTCCAGATATTTAGTGTCTAGTTTTCACCTGATATTCGATGTATATATATTCCCAAATATTCACATTTGTTTAGCTGACATTAGTtgttttttgaaacattttcagttttaattgataattaaaaacatgtttaaaaaagcTCATTTAGAAAATCCACCTAACATTTTTACAGCACTAGTTTGGTTATCACTTTGACGCACCAATAAGAGGGAATATattgaaaaactgtattttttccAAACACGAAATTTTCACGGGTACATTTCTTACACTTGAAAGAGAGGGTTGAAGGAAAAATGAagtattcattaaaatattatcaaaattatgaaaaaatgttaccaaaaaaagggaaaagaaaaaggaaataatttcaactgaatgcattttttaattgacaataaatattttttttcacatagtgACATAGtcttaataaatatgtattacaaaatgaaaattgtatatattataaagaataacatgtttaattgtttaatttcgtATGTCCAGAACttaaaattgaattaatataatataatcaaTATAATGAAACATTTGTAAGGATGTTTCAAACGAAATGAAAAAGaggcaaactatagacatcccCTCTTTATTGTCTAGCATTCCTTCTGGTGTTCCCCCTAAATACAAACTCAGTTGGAATGGCTGTTTGTACTTAAAAATGTATGGTCTTAGTCTGTTCCTGggagtattatattgacaatactTCAATTGTCTGTTTTCTGATATTACAGGACGATTTGAAAAAGGAAAGCCGAATCCAAAGAAATGGAAGGCAAATTTTCGATGTGCATTGCATAGTTTGACGGACGTCAAAGAAGTCACCCCCAGGAAAACTGACAGAGAAAGTAAATGTACCAGAGTGTACCAGTTTGGTGATGATACAAAACAGAAAGAGCGTGGTAGGTACACGGCTTGTCACCTTGCGACAAGTTTAGCATATctgaaaaaaactaaataaatctGAGACAGCTTAGCTTTTATGGGGttgatttttattgttcaaCTTCAATCGAAGAGTTATTTGTCTGCCTTTAAACGGTTTGTTATCCCAATTTATCATATGAACGGACAGGTCTCTTTTTATTCACAGCGAAAGACAAGTTGtcacttttttttgtttattctagAGGGACGCCGGCCATACAGACGACGGAAATTGTCATCAGAATCCGACATATCATCTCAGTGTAATGCAGATAGTAGTATAACATCCTCGCCATCAAGCACGACGAAATACACGAGCGATGACGATGTGTCCTCTTCATCTCCTGAATACTGCATTACCAAGATTACAAGAGATTCAAAGAAACGAAAAATGGATGAAGATCTTACTAAACATTCCAGTTATAAGAAGTACACGTGTATTGAGAAAAGTGAtgtaaaatcaaatgaattaaaatacaGTCCTGACCACCAAACATTCCAAGAACCAACCAAAGACCAAATCTCACCACTCCCAGATTCTACATCTCAACTAGATTTTAACATTCTTCTGGTATGTTGACAATGTGAAAAGATTAGTTAGACTCAAGTTTCTACAAAAATAACATGGGATATAACGATGTGAAATTTCCACAAAATGTTCTACGATTTCATCTCATTCATGGGCTTTTTATACTAATGTCATTTCATTAGCAAAGAGAGGTTAAAACAGTTCCCCGTAAAATATTCAAGCAAGATATCGCCTGGATGGGAATTTTATGCTTATATCATTTTGAGGTTAAAGGACCAATTCCCCAAATATTTTAACCCAATCCTTCGCCTGCATGCATAAGCTTTTTATAATAACGTTAAAAAAGAGGATATATATAGAGCCAATTTCccaaataaaatgaacaatatcCTTCGCTGGCCATGGGATTTCCtacttatatatttcaaaagagCGTAAAGGCCAACATCCCAAAATTTTAATCCAATCCCTCGCCGGCATGGGATTATTAATAATGTCATTTCAAAAGGAGGTAAGGGCCAATTTCCTCTAAATTTTATCCAAATCCTTCGACTGCATGGGTTTTCCATACTGAGGTCATTTTCGAAAATTCTTTTAAGCTTTACTAAAAGTTACAGTATGGCTTCATGAACATGTAACCTAAATACAATTGCTTTAAGAGAGATACAAAagaatcaattttaattttaaaaggtcAGAGGAATTTAGATTTAATTTGCAGGAagccaaatatataaaataaaaaaggagcACACAATAAGCATTGttatgaaagaaacaaaaactgGTGTACGTAAAACTACTCTGgtgttatttttttgaattttcggaAAAAATTGGCATCTCTTTTAAAATATACCAAAgcgtgttttgttttatatttatggaAAAAATGTATACGACTTAAAATTAGATAATCAAGAcgcatattttcaaaaaaacaaagagcattttatgaaattctgtcaaaactagtatatatatatgaccaaAATGTCGAGATTGGTTGATAACATGTTGGTTTTCCTagattatttcttgaaaatCACTTGCCCTACTTACATGTATGTTAGTAGttacaactttttttcaatttgacaagaagttttatatctctttGTTATCATGTCGGTTCCTTATTACGCACGTTTCAGAATAGAATAATGCGATCAGAACATTTCGAAAACTAAATAAGGCAAAGATCAAGtgcatttttattcaaattattttgtggAAGTAGACATGTTTGCTTATAATGTTGCCCAATATTTTTAGGATGGCATAAAAAAGGAACGTATAGACACTGAAGTTACAGAAATCACTCTGCCGTTCAAACCAACACTTGGAGATAACTTTGGTGAGCATACACTTTGTTGTTgacttcaaaattaaaaaaaagatatttttttatttccaagcTATTGACGAATTCAATTACACAGTTTCTCAATAGATTTTTCTCAATACACCATCTCACAATTGTGCAAGAACAAACTGTACTAATAGCATACAACTGCATGGAATTCAAGATGAGGAACTGGCTatgcaaaattgaaatttttcagaATTCTAGTCATCGCAAAATTTGGCCCTTCTGAAACGGCCAGTTCATGATGTTGATTGTCTGTTTAGATTTTTAGAtggattttaatttaattttcaaattttaagattaaaaaataataataaaaccaaCGATTTTTATACCATCTATTAGTTTTTGTCAgataaatttattaataaaattagtgtgcatatttttcttatatttttaatgaaataaaaataatacaaagttACTATTAAATAGTATATTAATTTTTCAGAGATAGAAATAGACCGAGGAGTTTTTCTCAACCATATGAGTGGGTTTATAATGATTCAAACTTCAGGGTGTATAAATGGATTTACTGAACCAAGTGCAATAGATTCAGGTTAGTCTCAAAGACAAACGACTGTTCAACTTAATTcagaaatattataacaaaaacttatttcataaatatcataaaataaaatttatttcagaaatattatcacaaaataaaacttatttcagaaatattatcacaaaataaaacttatttcagaaatattatcacaaaataaaacttatttcataaatattatcacaaaataaaacttatttcagaaatattatcacaaaataaaacttatttcataaatattttcacaaaataataaaattttacttaTTAATTTATGTACAGTGAATGCTAAATGATAGTTTTGTATCAACTCTTTatacctttatttatatattttaaacacaatCTTGTCCATAATGCTTCATCAAGCTGCACGTGTGCAATTTGTTCATTCTCTTACAAATATTATCCTTTATTACAGATTCCAAAACTTTTACCAGCAACTTTTCAAGTGATTTGAAGGTATGTTGACACACCTTCTCACATtcttgtgggtttttttttcagaatgtacATTATGGCAACATGAGAAGTCATATGTTGTTGCTATATTGGTAGTTATGTTGTGGCAACATGGGTAGTGATTTGTTTTGGCAACATGGGTAGTGATTTGTTTTGGCAACATGGATAGTCATACATTGTGGCAACATAGGTAGTCATATGGTGTGGCAACAtggtaataatttgttttggcaACATGGATAGTCACATTGTGGCAACATGGGTAGTCATACATTGTGGCTACATGGATAGTCGTACATTGTGGCAACATGTGTAGTTATACATTGTTGCAACATGGGTAGACGTATGGTGTGTCAACATGGATAATCATTTACTATGGCAACATGTATAGTCGTATATATTTGCAACATGAGTAGTGGTatagttaatttctgtgtcattggtctcttgtggagagttttgtcattggcaatcataccacttatAATGTATACTAATTAAAATCCAGTATCTATACTATTAGGTATTAGGATAACCAGAATTTGTAAGTGTGATCCTAAGTAATGATTGGGTTTATTTGCAAAAAGCATATACATACCATGGccatcaaaacatatatttatagattatcattgatcaTATCATGAGATtggttttctcgcttgagccgggtACGGCTATTTTATATAGGATGACATTGTTAATTGCATAAGCAATGCCACGttcctccttagtttctagcgatagcAAGTAGATATGAAAAAATTATCACACAAAAAGAtgaaaaggaaaaatgcacaaaaaagcgataatacaatataaacagCAGAAAACAACACACCTGATACGATGCAAAGTATACTAATATGACATATCATCTTTAATGCTGCCTTCAGATAATTACAAAGTTTTATAGTCCGAGTCTTATTGGCAGCTTGATTGCGTTTGATGAATAATTGACAAAGGAGCACAAtggaatagaatagaatattctTTTTTCCAAATTACAGGGCCCACAAAACCATATAATTCGGATACAATGATTGAAGTAATTGGGTCAACAATAAGACATTTCACTATCTTATAATTATAGTATACTCGTATAAGCCTCATAAGATAATGTTGATTTACTTCAGAATAAATAAATACCTTAGCATTACCATTACCAgagttatataaataaataaattgatatagTACATAATATATGTCTCTGCCATTACATACAACAACGGAAAAAACAACTGACAACAAAACCAACAAAGCATATATTGGACTATTATCTACAATGAACCATCGATGTCTTTACAATCACTTTGTTTAAATTTAGAATCCAAATCAAAAATGTCTTCTAAAGGGGAATCCAGCCACAGTCTGTCTTGCAAACGACTACATGTACACAGAGTCtctgtatatatgtctctgatatacACTAGTTAGTGGTAAATCATTAAATTCTTCCTTAACGAAGGACAACTTGATTATTCTCTATCTTCTACGTTGTAAGGTTTTATCTTGAATTGTAATAGGGGACTCTTACTTTTCTGTAGGAGGTGCTCCCTTCTGGTAACGGCGCATTCCTCAACGAATCCAGTGGTGATGATTGTTCAGTCCTAGGTAGGTAAAAACTATGCTTATGCTTTAACAACATCTTAATCGGATGCAAGTCTACTCATCtgttaaaaattgcaaaattgatATTGATGTGGCTTACAAGCATGGTCGAAATTTAAAGATTTCCCCCTTTTACActttaaaccaaaaataaacCGTTTGTTCGGTTTTCACTGGTTTATATCTAAATGTCTAATCTTTGAGCAAAAAACAGGCATCTTTTTAAAGTGTTAACTAATACCATTAAAGGGAAACAATTATGGCAGACAACACCGAACAATCACTGGACAAACAGAAATTGAGTGCAATGCAAAAAAGATTTGTTTCACCAGCATATATTCCATTGCAATCCTAAATTTGACTTTAATGTAGGCTATTCTTTTAatgaatttcattaaattttacagattacAAATAGCTCTATCGTATATATACTTCATGTTCAGGCCAAACAAAACATGAACTTTAAATTCTATGGATTGACGCCTCCATTTTTTGTGGAATTCGTATGTTTCTTCCCGCAGTGATGGGTTCCTGGGATTGGAACCTCCCCTTTTTGcgatgatcaatgcatttgaatcttGGCATACACAACACAAAgcttcatttaaatttatttttgtaggtTCCACATGCAGTTCACCAGAATACACCTATTTGTGATACCACAAATCAAAAGGTATGTTTAATAAACTACACAGTGcaatgttttaaaattcaaaataaatctttatttaattttggcTTATAAGTTTCGGAGTTTGGTGTTGCGTCCATTTTCCCTGAACTGTTTCTCACTTTTGTTTCTGGGTCAGCTCTAGGCCGCTACTGGGTGCCAGATTTTATAGCCACATGTGTTGATGACCAATTGGTAGCCTTCGGCTGCTCTTTGGtcagattgttgtctctttggcacatgccctgtttccattctcaatttcattagaATGCTTACAGCAGACCAAAATGCTAGTTTGCtgagtatttttattttaaatggtaTCTAGCACAAATAATACTTGCACCAAAAATAACGTTGACTGaaagtgaagaaaaaaatctgttaaagTAGCATATATCTCCTGTATTTGTCAAGCAGTAGATTATCAAAAATTATCATTCGATACAGATGTCCTAAGAGACTAACAGAGACTTCTCTGACAAAACCAACGAACTAACTTTCACTCAGAAAACATGAATTAATCTTGTAGGACTGTGTCAGGATATAATTAATCTATACAAAGCTTAGTTTTCACAAGATTCTATATTAATTGATGAGGGGAAAACTATGTTCTGGTTGAACCATATACCAGCTTTCCTCCTTAACAGTTACATAGTTGAGTACAATCTTCAGGTGGTGTCTATCATCACTGACCTTGGCTTCAAAAGGACTGgcttaaatcatttataatgaataaaccACCAATCgaaattaattgttatttactatttcaggaaaaaaaatacagcaaTAGAGaactaaatcaaaattaattggTTAAAACATGTTATATCATGGTGTGGAAGAATATTTGGAACAAGTTAAAGAGGaagataattttgtttatatgattATATGAAGAGTGGTTGACACCACTATgatttatcattaaaacagaaaggGAACTAATTTGTTAATGTGTTCATGAACAAAAGGACCAGCATGGATTGTTATTCAATAGACGTGAACCAaggatttgaaaataatttgttaaatgtTATCAAGAGTGAAtgatgaaaagtgaaaaaagtcaGTAAGATGTTTTTATAAAGAGGAAGATAAGTACAAGATGTAAACAAGAGTGAAGGTAATATTTCTGTTGGATGTATGCAATAGTTGATAATAAGTTAGATGTGAACAATTGCGGATGATAATTAGTTACATGTGAACAAGAGTggattatttgttatatttgaacAAGGGTGTATGCTGATTTGTTAGATGTGAACAAGAGTggattatttgttatatttgaacAAGGGTGTATGCTGATTTGTTAGATGTGAACAAGAGTGGATAATGTGTTAGATATGAACAAGTGTGAATGTCGATTTGTTGATGTTAACAAAATTAGAAGATAATTTATAGCTCAGATGTGAACAAGAATGGACGATGAGTTGTTAAATGTGATCTGGAGTGGATAATTTGTTAGATCTGAAAAAGTGTGAATGATTTATAGTTAGATATGAACAAGAATGGACATGGTTTGTTAGACGTGATGAGCAGTTGATTGGCACAAGACAAAGTGTATGTGAAACCTGATGTTTCAGTCCTCAATCTTCAGTGATCTCTTTTTATGTTTATCTGTGATATTTAATTAGAATGCTATTGTACAGGAAAGATAAAGTATTCAAAAACATCATACCTAACATATGTGGCAAGCTATTACCCCCAAGAATCTCCTAAACTGGTCAGACTTGGTTGAGAAGTAcac
The genomic region above belongs to Mytilus trossulus isolate FHL-02 chromosome 7, PNRI_Mtr1.1.1.hap1, whole genome shotgun sequence and contains:
- the LOC134725841 gene encoding interferon regulatory factor 1-like isoform X2, whose protein sequence is MCGACTHNNTIKMSSRPIRPVERQRMRPWLENLLNNRSVEGLKWTDQKMKIFEIPWRHGSRHGWNQTKDADLFERWAKHTGRFEKGKPNPKKWKANFRCALHSLTDVKEVTPRKTDRESKCTRVYQFGDDTKQKEREGRRPYRRRKLSSESDISSQCNADSSITSSPSSTTKYTSDDDVSSSSPEYCITKITRDSKKRKMDEDLTKHSSYKKYTCIEKSDVKSNELKYSPDHQTFQEPTKDQISPLPDSTSQLDFNILLDGIKKERIDTEVTEITLPFKPTLGDNFEIEIDRGVFLNHMSGFIMIQTSGCINGFTEPSAIDSDSKTFTSNFSSDLKVPHAVHQNTPICDTTNQKEKKYSNRELNQN
- the LOC134725841 gene encoding interferon regulatory factor 1-like isoform X1, which codes for MCGACTHNNTIKMSSRPIRPVERQRMRPWLENLLNNRSVEGLKWTDQKMKIFEIPWRHGSRHGWNQTKDADLFERWAKHTGRFEKGKPNPKKWKANFRCALHSLTDVKEVTPRKTDRESKCTRVYQFGDDTKQKEREGRRPYRRRKLSSESDISSQCNADSSITSSPSSTTKYTSDDDVSSSSPEYCITKITRDSKKRKMDEDLTKHSSYKKYTCIEKSDVKSNELKYSPDHQTFQEPTKDQISPLPDSTSQLDFNILLDGIKKERIDTEVTEITLPFKPTLGDNFEIEIDRGVFLNHMSGFIMIQTSGCINGFTEPSAIDSDSKTFTSNFSSDLKEVLPSGNGAFLNESSGDDCSVLGSTCSSPEYTYL